The proteins below come from a single Chryseobacterium nepalense genomic window:
- a CDS encoding site-specific recombinase — MKLFKSGNNFESVLKKYFSFKNETASLEPFSEFLESAKSADFTDVINFLRNNPPVAENFKKYIHNIFRDKTFNLSLTEANILSENAFVPELKKRILNKILPPVVNEQTIWYMIDNVSFTPKKDIEFLQNLPENEIDEFFKILGLSDFIIKPQVKKELLFSMNILSWRVTGSAMEVEVVRMAPQYRNFDNPFLALQNELEELAAEFEKDPELQLHSKDSRYKQIKIYIEQCLEFVNISFKNSSKYGISGKINQSLLKIRQQVQRIYETVQLLVIDDEKDILINSKQLVFNILSYKSHRNNISELINDSTRLISHLITNHTAETGAHYITSTRKEYMTMFYKASGGGIIVGALCVLKMLYGYVPGSDFSHAFLYSMNYAMGFVMIYLMGFTLATKQPAMTAATMTKVLSEEGNIKTDSKEFAHLVSKLFRSQFIAFVGNVLLSFPVALIIIYGLDVFFSQNLAVERSDKLLKDLDPFKSKAVLHACIAGFYLFISGIISGNIGNNSVFYQIPERISKNLSIRRLFGKNFAKGLSKYYAKNWPGIVSNFWFGVFLGATAPVGLFLGLDLDIRHITFAAGNFALGLYGKDFTIDSYTFCISLFTVFLIGFFNFAVSFSLSMFLAFRSRKLNFGQVSEIYKGIFRYFLKNPLRFFIPLRSGLDKRTDDLMNSRITTKSEDH; from the coding sequence ATGAAACTCTTTAAATCCGGTAACAATTTCGAGTCTGTTCTTAAAAAATATTTTTCCTTTAAGAATGAGACAGCTTCTCTTGAACCCTTTTCAGAATTTCTGGAAAGTGCTAAAAGTGCGGATTTTACAGATGTGATTAATTTCCTGAGAAATAATCCGCCAGTCGCAGAAAATTTTAAAAAGTATATTCATAATATTTTCAGGGATAAAACCTTTAATCTGTCTTTAACAGAAGCGAATATTCTCTCAGAAAATGCTTTCGTTCCTGAACTTAAGAAAAGAATTCTTAATAAGATTCTGCCCCCCGTTGTCAATGAACAGACGATCTGGTACATGATCGACAATGTAAGTTTTACACCGAAAAAAGATATTGAATTTCTTCAGAATCTGCCGGAGAATGAGATTGATGAATTCTTTAAAATTTTAGGATTATCGGATTTTATCATAAAGCCACAAGTAAAAAAAGAGTTGCTTTTCTCAATGAACATACTTTCGTGGCGCGTTACCGGCTCGGCAATGGAAGTTGAGGTAGTAAGGATGGCGCCTCAATATCGTAATTTTGATAATCCTTTTCTTGCTTTACAGAATGAGCTTGAGGAGCTTGCTGCAGAATTTGAGAAAGATCCGGAACTGCAGCTGCATTCTAAAGACAGCCGCTATAAGCAGATAAAAATTTACATCGAACAATGTCTCGAATTTGTAAATATTTCATTTAAAAACTCATCTAAATACGGAATTTCCGGGAAAATCAACCAGTCTCTGCTGAAAATCCGCCAGCAGGTTCAGAGAATTTATGAAACGGTACAGCTGTTGGTAATTGATGATGAAAAAGATATTTTAATCAATTCAAAGCAATTGGTATTTAATATTTTAAGTTATAAATCACACAGGAATAATATTTCAGAGCTTATTAATGACAGCACAAGGCTGATTTCGCATCTCATTACCAATCATACGGCTGAAACAGGAGCACACTATATTACATCCACACGCAAAGAATATATGACGATGTTCTATAAAGCCAGCGGCGGCGGAATTATTGTAGGAGCGCTTTGTGTTTTGAAAATGCTGTACGGCTATGTTCCGGGAAGTGATTTTTCACACGCATTCCTGTATTCCATGAACTATGCAATGGGTTTTGTGATGATTTACCTGATGGGCTTTACGCTGGCAACAAAACAGCCTGCGATGACAGCCGCCACCATGACGAAAGTTCTGTCTGAAGAAGGGAATATAAAAACAGACAGCAAAGAATTTGCCCACCTGGTCTCAAAGCTGTTCCGAAGCCAGTTTATTGCTTTTGTAGGAAATGTTCTTTTATCTTTCCCTGTCGCATTGATTATTATCTATGGCCTCGACGTTTTTTTCTCACAGAATCTTGCTGTTGAAAGGTCTGATAAACTCCTCAAAGATCTTGATCCTTTTAAATCCAAAGCGGTACTGCATGCATGTATTGCAGGATTTTACCTTTTTATTTCGGGCATTATATCTGGAAATATCGGCAACAATTCCGTGTTTTATCAGATACCGGAGAGAATATCAAAAAACCTTTCCATCAGAAGATTATTTGGAAAGAACTTTGCAAAAGGCTTATCAAAATATTATGCTAAAAACTGGCCGGGTATTGTATCGAATTTCTGGTTCGGGGTATTTCTCGGAGCGACGGCTCCGGTAGGATTATTTTTAGGTCTTGACTTGGATATCAGGCATATTACTTTTGCAGCAGGAAATTTTGCACTGGGGCTTTACGGAAAAGATTTCACCATAGATTCTTATACATTCTGCATCTCACTATTTACCGTTTTCCTGATCGGGTTTTTCAATTTTGCGGTCAGCTTTAGTTTATCTATGTTTCTGGCATTCCGATCAAGAAAGCTTAATTTCGGACAGGTAAGTGAAATCTATAAAGGGATTTTCAGATATTTTCTGAAAAATCCGTTGAGGTTTTTTATCCCGCTGCGTTCCGGACTTGATAAAAGAACGGATGATCTTATGAACAGCAGGATTACTACGAAATCTGAAGATCATTAA
- the mtgA gene encoding monofunctional biosynthetic peptidoglycan transglycosylase, protein MWKTIKRIIFIILILNVVFIVWGRFFNPPITITQIGGLLKYGKLNRDYVSYEEMGNNVKKAVIASEDQKFFSHNGFDYTAIEKAMKHNEKGKKIRGGSTISQQTAKNIFLWQGRSWFRKGLEAVYTFIIEKVWSKDIILERYLNSIEMGQGVFGVEAASKYYFGKSSKDLTVSEAAWIAAVLPNPKKYDPKNPSAYLRKKHNWIMRQMRNVSLK, encoded by the coding sequence ATGTGGAAAACGATTAAACGCATCATATTCATCATTCTTATTCTGAACGTAGTATTTATTGTTTGGGGAAGATTTTTTAACCCGCCTATAACGATTACACAAATAGGAGGATTATTAAAATACGGAAAATTGAACAGAGACTATGTTTCGTATGAGGAAATGGGGAACAATGTAAAAAAAGCAGTTATCGCTTCCGAAGACCAGAAATTCTTTTCACATAACGGTTTCGATTACACTGCCATTGAAAAGGCGATGAAGCACAATGAAAAAGGTAAAAAAATCAGGGGAGGAAGCACCATTTCCCAGCAGACAGCAAAAAATATATTTTTGTGGCAGGGAAGAAGCTGGTTCAGAAAGGGGCTTGAAGCTGTTTATACTTTTATTATCGAAAAAGTGTGGAGCAAAGACATTATCCTCGAAAGATACCTCAACTCCATCGAAATGGGACAGGGCGTTTTCGGAGTTGAAGCCGCCTCAAAGTATTATTTCGGGAAATCTTCAAAAGACCTTACTGTATCCGAAGCAGCTTGGATAGCAGCCGTTTTGCCCAATCCTAAAAAATATGATCCTAAAAATCCTTCAGCCTATTTAAGAAAGAAACATAATTGGATCATGAGACAAATGAGGAATGTGAGTTTGAAATAG
- a CDS encoding alpha-2-macroglobulin family protein, producing the protein MKRFSKIFMLLLLLLNFSVVFAQKYYDEQWKKVAANSQKGAYKSNLPIISEIQKQAMKDYNIVQLIQSLKAEFIIINRIQDDEKNNMASQFFKKLTDVEKQLKGDDKVLFEVLLNSFFLDYYNEHSWEIRQRTNINSQDLSQIETWSRLDFKNYLNKSYQTLDLQKEKMKKIALKKFENTFSNGDYITYFPTLWDWYLIQENIFFANNDFFTKNELEENRIKISTNFDELITQNTGNSKLYFMHQKLQQNCNFNQCKDRLVQLRNLLKSDAEGDYKVLIMEDIMNQLISDKKQKEALEIAAQAKKQYPKSPFIGNIKNIENQILNPFLNIKYEQQTQSNKPIHFVAEYKNVSSFSINIYEVKEDLTSFLKYAKNPYANTFSSVKKNLIRKEAYQLNDPKDYQNHKTSLEIKSLPSGIYLAEYTVDGISAKDAEAEKDFYFLVSDNRVIYQSKTDRNQLENELKLVNSENGQPVANESLTFYEFVSNKNVNTIQGKTDGKGVFTFPTTINKDYYRTFLISESKTNNFQMMDVYGNRDSVVDRNNETKPTKAQIFMDRAIYRPGQTVYFKVINTSLDKEKEKESVISGLQQKITLTDANGQEVSSQTFTTNEFGSYHGSFMLPKGKLNGVFYLKTDTNEGYKDFSVEEYKRPKFEVTFDPVKDEYKYGQTIELKGKAMMFSGVALSNTMVQYEIKKHNIRWRYFSWYPQDDDNENSVLGEAKTNEKGEFTIKLDLKKDDNVEGIQIDNYEINASVTDINGETQSADTQLKVASVSHYIQAEEIKDVFSDENIKLKVETKNYNEQNLKKSYQVKLSKLQAPDRIFRDNFTSEVQDMPKYSKAEFISKFPHDLYDKNDEKKNWKTASVILNDVKRNEESLDLGKLEAGDYHLELYNIEGKDTIKTTQNFSVWDKKSLKPNQKTFLTVLQPKKEFLRGEKAVFTVYSSVPEAWLNIFVQDGSGKTVSEVRQFKNGMVEYTADIPKDKNIQTLNVQFQVVAFNDVQTESVNLAIKDAEQPLRIETITFRDKIQPNSKEKWSVKVSGNEKEKFNAEVLANMYDMSLDKFVIHRFNWYSLYTPVSIVTSYDIRKYLNQQYYQKRLEYMAKKQVGVPIFNWFDRSFFRSLQGNLSGLRIRSAANPAAMADSISNKNIEEVVVMGYSKVAATASEVVADDVDYDGVLDKDDKPLENIPVRQNLNETAFFYPDLKTDSEGNVSFEFNSPEALTKWKLMFLAHTKDAKAATLEKEVITQKEFSVTPNYPRFLREGDELNLQSKLSNLTNKKLNGSASLQILDAITNEDISSQFGLHSSAKNFDLSENENSALTWNIKVPENVSSIILKVVAKAGQFSDGEQKAVAVLPNRMLVTDAVPIFVKEGVTKTFTLENLKNTTSTSISNVSNTLELTTNPIWEIMFALPSLKNDQNNSADVIFNKWFADVLASEIFRANPKMKAVFEEYQNKGLLNSNLEKNQELKQLLLEETPWVLESKNEEEQMAKLALLFDVNSMKNSINQDWDDLRKLQNPDGGFSWYQGYPSSYSTSLYILKNLGKINIWLKDHVNDYQSSEQNDLVKKLIQYVDNEIAKYGTSASLKSNKENILNNWTLEYLDTRNYWEKQYPLTVKSETIKSLVKQKAKTAKITDFTFFGLHRTALLMNDFGLKDVSDKLMNYLKETSVDSKAQGVYWKQNLDDWGWFSSKVVNHAGALEAFNTLKPSDQKFIEDLKIWLITQKEVNSWGSSRATSEVIFTILNSGKSWTSAESDKATIIWGGKELKPETQASGYVKSTIKTDVLNKNLAEVTITKPGPGIVQGGLFWQYYEDLDKIKSSENYLSVTKELYRKIKTVNGEELQKITPETPLKVGDKVTVRMILNTDRAMEFIHIKDMRAAGFEPLDVLSGYQWKNNLGYYQSTKDASTNFYIQYMPKGKYVFEYDYVANASGKFSNGITTIQNYYAPQMNAHSKGDTVKISE; encoded by the coding sequence ATGAAAAGATTTTCCAAGATTTTTATGCTTTTGCTGCTCCTGCTGAATTTTTCGGTGGTTTTTGCTCAGAAATATTATGATGAGCAATGGAAAAAAGTAGCTGCAAATTCTCAGAAAGGAGCTTATAAATCAAATCTTCCCATCATTTCAGAAATACAAAAACAAGCGATGAAAGACTATAATATCGTACAGCTAATTCAGTCTTTAAAGGCGGAATTCATCATAATTAACCGAATTCAGGATGATGAAAAAAACAATATGGCAAGTCAGTTTTTCAAAAAACTTACGGATGTAGAAAAACAGCTGAAAGGTGATGACAAAGTACTATTTGAGGTTTTACTGAATAGTTTTTTCCTTGATTATTATAATGAGCATTCCTGGGAAATAAGACAGCGTACCAATATCAATTCGCAGGATCTGTCACAAATAGAAACCTGGAGCAGGCTTGATTTTAAAAATTATTTAAATAAAAGCTATCAGACGCTTGATCTGCAAAAAGAAAAAATGAAGAAAATTGCTTTGAAAAAGTTTGAAAACACATTTTCAAATGGCGATTATATTACTTATTTTCCAACATTATGGGACTGGTATCTTATCCAGGAAAATATTTTTTTTGCCAACAATGATTTTTTCACTAAAAATGAGCTCGAAGAAAACCGCATTAAAATTAGTACAAACTTTGATGAATTAATCACTCAGAATACCGGCAATTCAAAACTGTATTTTATGCACCAAAAATTGCAGCAAAACTGTAATTTCAATCAGTGCAAAGACAGGTTGGTGCAGCTTCGTAATCTTTTGAAATCCGACGCGGAAGGCGATTATAAAGTCCTGATCATGGAGGATATCATGAATCAGCTGATTTCTGATAAAAAGCAAAAAGAAGCGCTGGAAATAGCCGCTCAGGCCAAAAAACAATATCCGAAATCTCCTTTCATCGGTAATATAAAAAATATAGAAAATCAGATTTTAAATCCGTTTTTGAATATAAAATACGAACAGCAGACTCAAAGCAATAAACCGATTCACTTTGTTGCAGAATATAAAAATGTGAGTTCTTTTTCCATCAATATTTATGAGGTGAAAGAGGATCTGACATCATTTCTAAAATATGCCAAAAATCCTTATGCCAATACGTTCAGCAGTGTTAAAAAGAATCTTATTAGAAAAGAGGCATATCAGCTGAATGATCCAAAAGATTACCAAAATCACAAAACATCTCTGGAAATAAAGTCTCTTCCGTCCGGAATTTATCTTGCAGAATACACTGTTGACGGAATCAGCGCCAAAGATGCCGAAGCTGAAAAAGATTTTTATTTTCTGGTCTCAGACAACAGAGTTATTTACCAGTCAAAGACCGACAGAAATCAGTTAGAGAATGAATTAAAATTGGTTAACAGCGAAAACGGACAGCCTGTTGCTAATGAGAGTCTTACGTTTTATGAATTTGTTTCAAATAAAAACGTCAATACGATACAAGGTAAAACCGACGGTAAAGGTGTTTTTACATTTCCAACAACAATCAATAAAGATTATTACAGAACTTTCCTCATCTCAGAATCGAAAACAAATAATTTTCAGATGATGGATGTGTATGGAAACCGAGACTCCGTTGTAGATCGAAACAATGAAACGAAGCCCACCAAGGCCCAGATTTTTATGGACAGGGCCATCTACAGACCCGGACAAACAGTTTATTTTAAAGTGATTAATACCAGTCTTGATAAAGAGAAAGAGAAAGAGTCCGTTATTTCAGGGCTACAGCAAAAAATAACATTAACGGATGCAAACGGGCAGGAAGTTTCTTCGCAGACATTCACCACCAATGAATTCGGTTCTTATCACGGAAGTTTTATGTTGCCGAAAGGTAAATTAAACGGAGTTTTCTATTTAAAGACCGATACCAATGAAGGGTATAAAGATTTCAGCGTTGAAGAATATAAACGACCGAAGTTTGAAGTAACCTTTGATCCCGTAAAAGACGAATACAAATACGGACAAACCATTGAGCTGAAAGGGAAAGCTATGATGTTTTCCGGAGTTGCTTTAAGCAATACAATGGTACAGTACGAAATTAAAAAACACAATATCCGCTGGAGGTATTTTTCCTGGTATCCGCAGGATGATGATAATGAAAATTCTGTTTTGGGAGAAGCAAAAACCAATGAAAAAGGAGAATTTACCATTAAGCTTGATCTTAAAAAAGATGACAATGTAGAAGGTATCCAGATTGATAACTATGAAATCAATGCTTCCGTTACGGATATCAACGGGGAAACACAGAGTGCGGATACACAGTTGAAAGTTGCGTCAGTTTCCCATTATATACAGGCTGAGGAAATTAAAGATGTATTCTCTGATGAAAATATAAAGCTGAAAGTTGAAACCAAAAATTATAATGAACAGAACCTTAAAAAATCGTATCAGGTAAAATTATCAAAGCTGCAGGCGCCGGACAGAATTTTCAGGGACAATTTTACATCTGAAGTTCAGGATATGCCGAAATACTCAAAAGCAGAGTTCATCAGCAAATTTCCTCATGATCTTTATGATAAAAATGATGAAAAGAAAAACTGGAAAACAGCTTCTGTTATTCTTAATGATGTAAAAAGAAATGAAGAATCGCTTGATCTTGGAAAACTGGAAGCGGGAGATTATCATCTCGAATTATACAATATCGAAGGTAAAGACACGATAAAAACGACTCAGAATTTCAGTGTCTGGGATAAAAAATCTTTAAAGCCGAATCAAAAAACCTTCCTTACGGTTCTACAGCCTAAAAAAGAATTTTTAAGAGGCGAAAAAGCGGTTTTTACTGTTTATTCTTCAGTGCCTGAAGCCTGGCTGAATATTTTTGTTCAGGACGGTTCTGGAAAAACAGTTTCAGAAGTTCGGCAATTTAAAAACGGAATGGTAGAATATACAGCAGACATTCCGAAAGATAAAAATATTCAGACGTTGAATGTGCAGTTTCAGGTGGTAGCTTTTAATGATGTTCAGACAGAATCTGTCAATCTTGCCATAAAAGATGCAGAGCAGCCTTTAAGAATTGAAACCATTACTTTCAGAGATAAAATTCAGCCGAACTCAAAAGAAAAATGGTCGGTAAAAGTGTCTGGAAATGAAAAAGAGAAATTTAATGCTGAGGTTCTAGCCAATATGTACGATATGTCTCTGGATAAATTTGTGATCCATAGATTCAACTGGTACAGTTTATATACGCCGGTTTCCATTGTTACTTCTTATGACATCAGAAAATACCTTAATCAGCAATATTATCAGAAAAGATTAGAATATATGGCGAAAAAACAAGTGGGTGTTCCTATTTTTAATTGGTTTGATAGGAGCTTTTTTAGATCACTGCAGGGTAATTTATCTGGACTTAGAATTCGTAGCGCTGCCAATCCGGCAGCAATGGCAGATAGTATTTCAAATAAAAATATTGAAGAGGTGGTTGTAATGGGCTACAGCAAAGTAGCTGCAACAGCTTCAGAAGTTGTTGCTGACGATGTTGATTATGACGGAGTTCTTGATAAAGACGACAAACCCCTGGAAAATATCCCTGTCCGCCAGAATCTTAATGAAACTGCTTTCTTTTATCCTGATTTAAAAACAGATTCCGAAGGAAACGTAAGCTTCGAGTTTAATTCTCCGGAAGCGTTGACGAAATGGAAGTTAATGTTCCTGGCTCACACAAAAGATGCAAAGGCAGCAACTTTGGAAAAAGAAGTCATAACCCAAAAAGAATTTTCGGTAACACCCAATTATCCACGATTTTTAAGAGAAGGTGACGAATTAAATTTACAATCAAAACTGTCGAATTTAACGAATAAAAAATTAAACGGTTCGGCAAGCTTACAAATCCTGGATGCTATCACTAATGAAGATATTTCGTCTCAATTCGGATTACATTCAAGTGCCAAGAATTTTGATTTAAGTGAAAACGAAAATTCAGCGTTAACATGGAACATAAAAGTTCCGGAGAATGTTTCTTCGATCATTTTGAAAGTAGTTGCCAAAGCCGGTCAGTTTTCCGATGGCGAACAAAAAGCGGTGGCTGTTTTACCAAACAGAATGCTGGTGACAGATGCGGTTCCGATTTTCGTGAAAGAAGGTGTAACCAAAACATTTACATTGGAAAATCTTAAAAATACAACTTCAACATCAATTTCCAATGTTTCCAATACGCTGGAATTAACGACCAATCCGATCTGGGAAATCATGTTTGCGCTTCCAAGCCTTAAAAATGACCAGAATAATTCTGCCGATGTGATCTTCAATAAATGGTTTGCGGATGTTTTGGCTTCAGAAATTTTCAGGGCTAATCCGAAGATGAAAGCTGTTTTTGAAGAATATCAGAATAAAGGATTATTAAACTCCAATCTGGAGAAAAACCAGGAATTAAAACAATTGTTACTGGAAGAAACGCCGTGGGTTTTGGAAAGTAAAAATGAAGAAGAGCAAATGGCTAAACTGGCATTGTTGTTTGATGTAAATTCAATGAAAAATTCAATTAATCAGGATTGGGATGATCTCAGAAAACTGCAGAATCCTGATGGCGGATTCTCCTGGTATCAGGGATATCCGAGTTCCTATTCCACATCATTGTATATCCTGAAAAACTTAGGAAAAATTAATATTTGGCTGAAAGATCATGTAAATGATTATCAAAGCTCCGAACAAAATGATTTGGTTAAAAAACTCATTCAGTATGTAGATAACGAGATTGCTAAATATGGTACTTCGGCTTCGCTTAAATCAAATAAAGAAAATATCCTGAACAACTGGACGCTGGAGTATCTTGATACCCGGAATTACTGGGAAAAACAATATCCTTTAACAGTAAAAAGCGAGACAATAAAATCACTGGTAAAACAAAAAGCAAAAACAGCAAAAATCACGGATTTCACATTTTTCGGATTGCATCGTACTGCTTTACTGATGAATGATTTCGGTTTGAAAGATGTTTCGGATAAATTAATGAATTATTTAAAAGAAACTTCCGTAGACTCAAAAGCTCAGGGCGTTTACTGGAAACAGAATCTTGACGACTGGGGTTGGTTCAGCTCAAAAGTTGTGAATCATGCCGGAGCGTTGGAAGCATTTAATACATTAAAGCCAAGCGATCAGAAATTTATTGAAGATTTGAAAATCTGGCTGATCACACAGAAAGAAGTGAATTCATGGGGAAGCTCGAGAGCAACTTCGGAAGTAATTTTCACGATCCTAAATTCAGGAAAATCATGGACTTCTGCTGAAAGTGATAAAGCAACCATTATTTGGGGTGGAAAAGAACTGAAGCCGGAAACCCAGGCAAGCGGTTATGTGAAATCTACAATAAAAACGGATGTTCTTAATAAAAATCTTGCTGAGGTTACCATTACCAAGCCGGGACCGGGAATCGTTCAGGGAGGTTTATTCTGGCAATATTATGAAGATCTGGACAAAATCAAATCTTCAGAAAATTATCTGTCGGTAACAAAAGAATTGTACAGAAAAATCAAAACAGTCAACGGTGAAGAATTACAGAAAATAACACCGGAAACTCCGTTGAAAGTAGGAGATAAAGTTACGGTAAGAATGATTTTAAATACAGACCGTGCCATGGAATTTATTCATATCAAAGACATGCGGGCAGCTGGTTTTGAACCTTTGGATGTACTATCCGGATACCAGTGGAAAAATAATTTAGGCTATTATCAATCCACAAAGGATGCTTCCACGAATTTCTATATTCAGTATATGCCGAAAGGAAAATATGTATTTGAATATGATTATGTAGCGAACGCTTCCGGAAAATTCTCAAACGGAATTACCACGATCCAGAATTATTATGCGCCGCAGATGAATGCGCATTCAAAAGGAGACACAGTAAAAATCTCCGAATAA
- a CDS encoding ABC transporter substrate-binding protein, with translation MKPRILLLIAFLTLTACKREQKKSTSEPVLISNNVQYTEENGILNIQSGKFSYNFKENQLPFKKIILLNASMAGYITELGAENMIIGVASPEYIYSENIQKLVREGKIQNVGNEQKYDVEKIISLKPDAIFTNHIASFDNTYKLLKDNGIQVVFLDEYLEQNPLEKTAYIKLFGKLFGKSDTAMAKYDEIIKNYQDLKQLAAKAKERPTILANEMYGDIWYLPGGKTSLAHFISDANANYILKNNTEEKAVTMSFEEVFAKAGQVQYWINAGNHPSKKEMLTMNPVYNKLPVFNKGKVYVITAKEKAKANDFFESGVVRSDLVLKDYIKIFHPELLPGYQLTYMKELQ, from the coding sequence ATGAAACCAAGAATTTTACTATTAATCGCGTTTTTAACGCTAACGGCTTGTAAAAGAGAACAAAAAAAATCTACTTCAGAACCTGTTTTAATTTCAAACAACGTTCAGTATACCGAAGAAAACGGAATTTTGAATATCCAGTCGGGAAAGTTTAGCTATAATTTTAAAGAAAATCAGCTTCCATTCAAAAAAATCATATTGCTGAATGCAAGTATGGCGGGATACATAACCGAACTGGGAGCTGAAAATATGATAATCGGCGTTGCAAGCCCGGAGTATATTTATTCCGAAAATATTCAAAAATTAGTAAGAGAAGGTAAAATTCAAAACGTCGGAAATGAACAGAAATATGATGTGGAAAAAATCATTTCTTTAAAACCCGATGCTATTTTTACCAATCATATCGCGAGTTTCGACAATACCTATAAACTTTTGAAAGATAATGGAATTCAGGTTGTATTTTTAGATGAATATCTTGAGCAGAATCCGCTTGAAAAAACGGCCTATATTAAACTTTTCGGGAAACTTTTCGGGAAAAGTGACACAGCAATGGCTAAATATGATGAAATTATTAAAAACTATCAGGATCTAAAGCAGCTAGCTGCTAAAGCTAAAGAAAGACCTACTATTCTTGCAAACGAAATGTATGGCGACATCTGGTATCTTCCCGGCGGAAAAACATCACTGGCACATTTTATTTCAGACGCCAATGCCAATTATATTTTGAAAAATAATACGGAAGAAAAAGCAGTTACAATGAGCTTTGAAGAGGTTTTTGCAAAAGCAGGCCAGGTTCAGTACTGGATCAACGCAGGAAACCATCCTTCGAAAAAAGAAATGCTGACAATGAACCCTGTTTACAACAAATTGCCTGTTTTTAATAAAGGGAAAGTGTATGTAATTACCGCAAAAGAAAAAGCCAAAGCCAATGATTTTTTCGAAAGCGGTGTGGTAAGATCAGATCTTGTGTTAAAAGATTATATTAAAATTTTCCATCCTGAACTTTTGCCGGGCTATCAGCTTACCTACATGAAAGAATTGCAATAA
- the recF gene encoding DNA replication/repair protein RecF (All proteins in this family for which functions are known are DNA-binding proteins that assist the filamentation of RecA onto DNA for the initiation of recombination or recombinational repair.), giving the protein MIIKKLSLYNFKNHSEKRFEFSPQINCFVGNNGVGKTNILDALHYLSVGKSFLGNTDLNNIRHEEDFFTIDAEIMNEDSEDVIKISQPKEAKKIIKKNDKSYDRLADHIGYLPSVMISPYDSNLISDSGESRRKFLDSMISQTDSEYLFDLIQYQKAIQQRNALLKYFAKNRIWDKDSLEIYDDPITRTGTKIFIKRRDFVEKLNPIVQSFYQIISGGMEHVSVIYESHLLENSFEDLLKESLERDRMLTYTSKGIHKDDLLFEMDSVLIKKIGSQGQQKSFLISLKLAQMSLVKELTKKTPILLLDDIFDKLDDNRVSQLIELVNQENFGQIFITDTHRERTESVVKKINEESIIFEL; this is encoded by the coding sequence ATGATTATCAAGAAACTTTCGTTGTATAATTTTAAGAACCATTCTGAAAAGAGATTTGAGTTTTCACCGCAGATCAACTGTTTTGTGGGAAATAACGGTGTCGGAAAAACCAATATCCTGGATGCGCTCCACTATCTTTCAGTAGGAAAAAGTTTCCTGGGAAACACTGATCTCAATAATATCAGGCATGAGGAAGATTTTTTCACAATTGATGCAGAAATTATGAATGAAGACAGTGAAGATGTCATTAAAATTTCTCAGCCGAAAGAAGCCAAGAAGATCATCAAAAAGAATGACAAAAGCTACGACCGGCTCGCGGATCATATCGGCTATCTGCCCAGCGTCATGATTTCCCCCTACGATTCCAACCTGATTTCAGATTCCGGAGAAAGCAGAAGGAAGTTTCTGGATTCCATGATCTCTCAGACCGATTCCGAATATCTGTTTGATCTCATCCAATATCAGAAAGCCATTCAGCAAAGAAATGCACTATTAAAATATTTTGCTAAAAACAGAATCTGGGACAAAGATTCCCTGGAAATCTATGATGATCCCATTACCAGAACCGGAACCAAGATTTTCATAAAACGCAGGGATTTTGTTGAAAAGCTGAATCCTATCGTTCAGAGTTTTTATCAGATTATTTCCGGGGGCATGGAACATGTTTCGGTAATTTATGAATCCCATCTTTTGGAAAACTCTTTCGAAGACCTGTTAAAAGAAAGCCTGGAGCGTGACAGAATGCTTACCTATACTTCAAAAGGCATTCATAAAGATGATCTTTTGTTTGAAATGGACTCTGTTTTAATTAAAAAAATAGGTTCACAAGGACAGCAAAAATCTTTCCTTATTTCCTTAAAGCTTGCACAGATGAGCCTTGTAAAAGAACTTACCAAAAAAACGCCGATTCTGCTGCTGGATGATATTTTTGATAAACTTGATGACAACAGGGTTTCTCAGCTGATTGAGCTGGTAAATCAGGAAAATTTCGGGCAGATTTTTATTACAGATACCCATCGGGAACGTACAGAAAGTGTGGTTAAAAAAATTAATGAGGAAAGTATCATTTTCGAATTATAA